A stretch of DNA from Arachis hypogaea cultivar Tifrunner chromosome 19, arahy.Tifrunner.gnm2.J5K5, whole genome shotgun sequence:
ttagaagtgcgccattttgagttctgtagctccagaaaatccactttgagtgcagggaggtcagaatccaacagcatcagcagtccttcttcaacctctgaatctgatttttgctcaagtccctcactttcagccagaaaatacctgaaatcacagaaaaacacacaaactcatagtaaagtccagaaatgtgaatttaacataaaaactaatgaaaacatccctaaaagtaactagatcctactaaaaacatactaaaaacagtgtcaaaaagcgtataaattatccgctcatcaagggccGTCAAATTTTTTATCTCATGGTGAACTGTTATGGCATTGAACCCATGGTTGATCACTATGCTTGCATTGTGGGTGTTCCTGGTCGCTGGGGTAATCTTAAAGAAGGTGGAGAGTTCATCGACAATCTAAATATCGAACTGATTGCTATGATTTGGGCCAATTTATTAGGAGCTTGCCGAATTCATGGTGATGACATAAGGTGAGAGTGAGCAGCTAATAACCTTATTAAGTTAAAACCTGATAATTCTTTCCCATATGTATTGCTTTCTAATATGTACGCTGCATCAAGACATTGGAATGAAGCTAGATCCTTGAGGAGAACTATGATACAGAAAGAAATCCAAAAGATGTCTGGGTGTAGCTGGATTGTTGTAGGATAAAAGACAAACTCATTTGTTGCAGATGATATATCACATCCTAATTATGCTAAAATTTAACATTCTTTGAAGCATTTGACAGCACTCATAAGAGACAACAGATTCTAGGATGATAGAATTTTATTTAttggttaaatttaatttttcacaGTAAGAGAAAATCAAACAATCAACTCAGATTTGCATTCTGACAAACAACAAATCGTACATATATTCCATTGTTCCTGCTTACTGGCAAATGGAAagcattatattattatttgcaTTACTTATGAACTATTTGTTGTCAATTTGTTATGCGTATTCACGTGTTTGAATATAAGTTTCTGGTTAGAACCTGATAAATAAAAAGTAAGCTCTCACGTTACCTGGATTAAGCTCCTCTAATTTTATTCCTATCTATATTTTTCTTGACTTTTAACACTTTAACAATCCACATAAAATAAGTTAGAATCTTATTAATTTGTGACTCACACTGCAAGAAGCAACAGTTCCTTACCTCCTTGTTGCTATGATGTTGCACTGATTTATTTGTTTTCTCACTACATGTACAtggtaatttaatataattaggagccatatatatatatatatatatatataattgaagatgtctccttctatttTATTCTTCCCTAATGTCTCATATTAAATATTAAGAATGGGGAATAATATAGGAAGGGAGTATGGGACACACCAAATTTTGTGAACAAGGTCCCATATACTTATATTTATGCTAGCGGAGTTTGTCACAAAGAGGAAGTGGAATCACTGGACAAAACTGTTACTAATATTACCTAAGCATGGTAATgtctcaaaattaaaaattttataaagtacTTGTAATAGGGTTACATTATCTAATAATTGCATTTGGAAATtggaataatttttattttaagtggGACTTGGAAAGACTGAACATGAATAAATTTTATAAGCTTTTTATAGTTTTTGGTCTAATTGCATTTGAAGTAGCTTCCTTCTTTCAGTTCTTTGACCTTTAGGTTTGAAGTTATTAATTGTAATTAAAGCTTAAATTGTCTGGTGGAACTTTGAAGTTATTAGATGCacattttcaatatattttttaaagcCTAAATTATTGTTCTAATTGCATTGGCGCCTATAAAACAGGGGATTAACTTTACTTCTATTGTAATTATTTTAGTATCATCCTTTTTTGATACTCCTTAAAAAGATACTACTGAAATGTAAGTGTCACAGTCCTTAAATTATTCTCAATACCTAACCTATTGATTTGAAATAGTTACAAAGTTTATCTTTCCATGTTATTACTTTAGTCCTTAAGGAAGATTATAAAATTTGTCTTTTGCGTTATGATTTAagtcttttaaaataataagattaaCATATAGTGAATTAGCGACACAACATTTTATATGGACTAAAATGTGATTAGCCGCTAATAGTTTTCTTTAAATAGGACCCTTACccaatttctttctttcatttacaTAGCACGCAATACACATCTATGCAATAGAAGCATTAACAATGTACTTTTGTTTGTTTGTCGATGCGTCTTGCAGTTGCACCTCAAGTCTAAGATTTCTTATTCTTAAGACCTTATTCACTAACCGTTCAGCACTACCCTTTCCATTCTCCTCCTTCCATCTCACAAGTCTACGATGACCTTCTCCGCATTTTCTTCCGCTTACAACAAACTAAAACAAATCCCCATCACCATTACGACTACCAAATGTTCGACAATATTCCCAACCATGGCGACGGGGAAATGGCCAAAGTTGTTCATGCACACGCCATCAAACACGACATTTCCTTTGATGGCTTCCTCACAAGTGCCACCATCGATCTGTACGCTGCTGCCGGCAATGACCCTTTCGCTCAGAAGCTCTTCCACCAGCTCCATCCTCGTCAGAGACATTTATTCGCTTATAATTCTATCATTTCCATGTACTCAAGGCAGGGGTTATTCCAAAATGCACTCCGTTGTTTAGTTTCTATGATGCGTTTTGGCCAGTTGCCTGACCAATTCATGCTCGCTATAGCTCTCTCTATTTGTTCAAAGCTCAGAAATGTTGAATTCGGCAGGTTGCTTCACTCCCGCGTGATCAAGGCAGGTTTTGAGTTCAATCCGCTCTGCCAGGGTGCTCTTATCGATCTCTATGCCAAATGCAGCTTTCTCCGCCATGCTAGCGCCATATTTGACACCGCAGTCCACTTGGACACTATTTCTTGGACGGCTTTGATTTCCGGTTATGTTCGAGCCAGGCTACCGCAGGACGCCCTCCAGGTTTTTGACAAAATGCAGATAGCTGGCTGCTCTCCTGACCCGGTGGTTTTTGTGACTGTTCTCAATGATCTTCTGAATTTGGTTAAGCTGGATGATACCTGTAAATTGTTTCAAGACATGCACACTAACAATGTTGTGGCATGGAATGCGATGATCTCTGGTCATGCTAAGAGGGGCCATCATAAGGAGGCTATTGAGTTCTTTCTCGAAATGAGGAAGTGTGGTATAAAGTCCTTAAAGTCCACACTGGCAAGTGTTCTTAGTGTGATTTCCAGCTTAGCTGCGTTGGATTATGGGTTACTAGTCCATGGAGAGGCTATCAAATAAGGTTTGGGTTCTAGTATATATGTGGAAGTTCTTTGATCAGTATGTATAGGAAATGCGAAATGTTAGATGCTGCAAAGCAAGTATTTGATGTCATGTCTGAGAAAAATATGGTCACTTGGAATGCCATGCTAGGAGTTTATGCACAGAATGGTTATTTCAATCATGTAATGGAGCTATTCCTTGATATGACACGACGTAACATTGAACCGGACGAATTTACCTTCACTAGCATTTTGAGTTCATGTGCTTATTTTGAAAGCTTAGGAATTGGTCATTAGGTGCATTCAGTTGTTATCAAGAGAAGTTTTACAAACAATTTATTTCTGAACAATGCATTGGTGGATATGTATGCCAAGACTAGGGCTTTGAAGGAACCTAGAAAACAGTTTGAGCACATGAAAACTCGAGATAACATTTCTTGGATTGCCATTATTGTTGGATATGTGCAGGAAGAAGAGGAAACTGATGCTTTCAAAATGTTCAACAGAATGAGGTTACATGGCATAGTACCTAACGAGGTAGCTTTGGCAAGCATACTTAGCGCTTGTGAAAATGCTAAGCTATTAGAAGCAGGATTGTAGTTCCATTGCCTGGCAGTTAAGTTGGGATTAGAAATAAACCTTTTTGTTGGAAGTTCTCTTATTGACATGTATTCTAAATGCTGGTCCATTGTAGATGCATGAAAAATCTATTCTAGCATGCCTGAATGGAGTGTGGTATCCATGAATGCTATGATTTTAGGATATGCcctgaaaaatataaaagaaactaTTAATCTTCTTAGTGAGATGCTGGCATTGGGGCTCAAGCCATCTGAAATTACATTTGCAAGCCTGATAGATGCTTGTAAGGGTTCTCAGGTAATTCCAGGGTTGCAGATCCACTGTGCTATAGTTAAGAAGGGTCTTTTATGTGGTTGTGAGTTCTTAGGTACCTCTTTATTGGGCATGTATATGGACTCAACAAGGATTGCATATGCCAACTTACttttctcagagtttttgaaCCTTAAAAGCATTGTTATGTGGACTGGTTTAATTTCTGACTACATAATTTGTGACTCACACTGCAAGAAGCAACAGCTCCTTGTTACTATGATGTTGCACTGATTTATTTGTTTTCTCACTACATGTACATTGGTGATTTAATATAATTAGGAGCCatatcttatatatattattattgaagatgtctccttctattttgttcttctctAATGTCTCttattaaatattaagaaaaGGTACATCCAAGTTGTGGAATAAATAATACAATGAGGGAGTACGGGACACACCAAATTTTGTGAACAAAGCCCCCACATGCTTATATTTATGCCGGCATAGTTTGTGACAAAGAGGAAGTGAAATCATTGGACAAAACTATTATAAATATTACCTAAGCATGgtaatgatttaaaaagatactaCTAAAATGTAAGTGTCACCGTCCTCAAAATTGTTGTCAGTACCTAACCTATTGATTTGAAATAGTTACAAAGTTTATCTTTCCATGTTATTACTTTAGTCCTTAAGGaagattataaaatttattttttgcgtTATGATTTAagtcttttaaaataataagattaaCATATAGTGAATTAGTGACACAACATTTTATATGGActaatgtaagacccagaacttttgaaaattcttattatgatcaagtctcaaatcatataattatttatagccttaatttcagagattattttataaaagataattaaggcaagttgtgatttattgaatttgagacaagttatgatttattatctaattttataattattggattattttctatatttaaattataaagttggtagttgtgaaataataaggatttctatatgatttggattaaataattaatattttaaatattaatactgttattttgaaaaatagagaaattaattatattatttctaaattttagatttgggcattttatggaaaataatttataaaattggtGAGCAAATAGTAATTTCTATATGCAATTAGTATTGGATTTAATGTgggttttaattattatattattctcaattttatgtgaaattaccagaaggtccctaaccctaatttttgaaaatgaaatccTAATCCTGAAACCCTACCCCGTGACCCGGTTACATTCTCCCCCAACCCAGCAGCAGCAACACAAATGCTCCCCCTTTCCTCAAACCAAAACACACAGCAGCTCCAGCCTCACTTCACCCTCTTCCCTGCGCATCCCACACCCATTGATAGTAGAAGGGAAACTTGGCACCGCCAAACAGAGAAGGAAGGGAGAGGGAAGAGTTGCTCGCGCCATCACCTGCTGCTGCTACCCAATCCGCGCCGCCATGGTCGTCCCGTCCACAGAGCCATGAATCGCGCCTCTGTCACCGAGAGGAGGAGGGAGGAGACGCGTTGCTGGAGGAGCCACCCAGTAACTGTTCCGTCGTGCAGCCACTACGGCCCATGCCGCCTTCGTcgtctgacgttaggatttttgccagtaaagaatgtcataaaaacagtcgcgttgtagatatagtctctaaaccgacagaaatcccttcgtacaaacgttttggttgtcacaagtaacaaacccctttttaaattgataaccgagtattaaacctcgggtcgtcttctcaaggaattgcagggaagtatgttcttattattggttataaagattgtaaattgggggttttggaagtaaagtgggaatatgttatatgacaagtaaaataaaataataataataaaatctcttggcaaggtataagaaattggaagtccagacttagttatccttatcaataacaatgaaagttgaatcttaattccacttagttaacctttactaaagcaaaggaaagtcaaggggcaaattggtttgatcttcgaatcctatttatttcctaagaaaagcttgggattattgaagttcaactcaattggcaagataacaattaacaattatgctattaagttggataattcctgagttactgagttcttaaccaagaccaaaagggaaaaagtaaatctattggaataagaatgccttcagatgggaagcaaaaatcatgtaaataaaagaaagcaatattaaactgaaatacctcaaattgcattaacaaaagaacttaaatctgacatagacatgcatggaaaaataaataaaagaacattgaacctggattgagagtcattcctaaaactaagagaagtcctaaatcctaatcctaagagagaggagagaacctctctctctaaaaaactacatctactcctaaaatttgTGAATGTGTAAGCctctctatgaatggatgcatttccccactttataccctctaatctgtgttttctgggccacaaactgggtcagaaacagtccagaattcgctggtttcgaattttaatgcgctgattttcgtcactgcgacgcggccgcatgaatcacgcggtcgcgtcgtctagCGTCAAgggaactataacatattatatatcaaatcgaagccccggatgttagctttccaacacaattgaaacCGCATTGTTTGGACCTctttagctaaagttatagccgtttgagtgcagagaggtcaggctggacagcttagcaatttctccaactttttgcattccttccacttttgcatgctttcttcccatcctccaagccattcctaccttataatatctgaaaacacttaacacacatatcaagacatctaatggtaataagagaggattaatattaacaattataagtccaaagaagcatgttttcaatcatagcacataattaggaaggcaaatgcaaaaccatgcaaatagtataaataagtgggtaaagagttgataaaatccactcaattgagcacaagataaaccatgaaatagtggtttatcaacctccccacacttaaacactagcatgtcctcatgctaagctcaagagaagccataaaggtgaagaggaatgatagaatgtatgaaatgcaatcctatctatatgaatgcaactaaatgtgaaatgattctacctacttggttaaaaagtaaataagctcttcaagacaaacataaatcagatttcactaattcaaattatacagtaaaagacaagtaaacttgtaagaagatagcttatgaaagcagggaacatagaattaagcactgaaccctcactggtagtgtatatcactctaatctctcaagtgtatagggtttttcactctactcttctctagtcatgctttctaaaccttgttcttcatctaaccaatcaacaaatatttaatgtaccaatgcaaacatcatgaggtcttttcaaggttgtgatggggctgaggtaaaggtgaggatatatgtatgggcaagtgagctataatatgaatctttaattaacctaaactctcacctaatatacatatactctatataactttaaaatcatacctaactacccataattctcacttttgtataattcccatactcatgtaccaaattctctttaatttttatcacatgtgcattgattt
This window harbors:
- the LOC112778232 gene encoding pentatricopeptide repeat-containing protein At3g09040, mitochondrial-like; protein product: MVNCYGIEPMVDHYACIVGVPGRWGNLKEGGEFIDNLNIELIAMIWANLLGACRIHGDDIRPYSLTVQHYPFHSPPSISQVYDDLLRIFFRLQQTKTNPHHHYDYQMFDNIPNHGDGEMAKVVHAHAIKHDISFDGFLTSATIDLYAAAGNDPFAQKLFHQLHPRQRHLFAYNSIISMYSRQGLFQNALRCLVSMMRFGQLPDQFMLAIALSICSKLRNVEFGRLLHSRVIKAGFEFNPLCQGALIDLYAKCSFLRHASAIFDTAVHLDTISWTALISGYVRARLPQDALQVFDKMQIAGCSPDPVVFVTVLNDLLNLVKLDDTCKLFQDMHTNNVVAWNAMISGHAKRGHHKEAIEFFLEMRKCGIKSLKSTLASVLSVISSLAALDYGLLVHGEAIK